One region of Triticum aestivum cultivar Chinese Spring chromosome 6B, IWGSC CS RefSeq v2.1, whole genome shotgun sequence genomic DNA includes:
- the LOC123137378 gene encoding uncharacterized protein isoform X2: MVQGRTPPQPQGSARAISSARADEISPPRLQGLALGEGDAVRRTGMGCLFDCFRAAGGEPRAGRDRAQLVSSSVIPSPKVGGERSAPPSRNALSAVFLREDEGSQATSSGSDRDAGSKRVDPELMHEEWARKLTGLKTP; the protein is encoded by the exons ATGGTCCAGGGCCGCACGCCTCCTCAGCCACAAGGCTCCGCACGTGCAATCAGCTCCGCACGGGCGGATGAAATCTCGCCTCCGCGGCTCCAAGGCTTGGCGCTCGGCGAGGGGGACGCGGTGAGGAGGACGGGGATGGGGTGCCTGTTCGACTGCTTCCGCGCGGCCGGCGGCGAGCCACGCGCCGGCCGCGACCGCGCCCAGCTCGTCTCTTCGTCCGTCATCCCCAGCCCCAAG GTTGGCGGCGAGAGGAGTGCGCCGCCGTCCAGGAACGCGCTGTCGGCCGTGTTCCTGCGCGAAG ATGAGGGATCGCAGGCCACGAGCTCGGGGTCAGACCGGGACGCGGGGAGCAAGAGGGTGGATCCGGAGCTCATGCACGAGGAG TGGGCAAGGAAGTTAACGGGGTTGAAGACTCCGTGA
- the LOC123137378 gene encoding uncharacterized protein isoform X1 produces MVQGRTPPQPQGSARAISSARADEISPPRLQGLALGEGDAVRRTGMGCLFDCFRAAGGEPRAGRDRAQLVSSSVIPSPKVGGERSAPPSRNALSAVFLREDEGSQATSSGSDRDAGSKRVDPELMHEETAFNVGRSLENFN; encoded by the exons ATGGTCCAGGGCCGCACGCCTCCTCAGCCACAAGGCTCCGCACGTGCAATCAGCTCCGCACGGGCGGATGAAATCTCGCCTCCGCGGCTCCAAGGCTTGGCGCTCGGCGAGGGGGACGCGGTGAGGAGGACGGGGATGGGGTGCCTGTTCGACTGCTTCCGCGCGGCCGGCGGCGAGCCACGCGCCGGCCGCGACCGCGCCCAGCTCGTCTCTTCGTCCGTCATCCCCAGCCCCAAG GTTGGCGGCGAGAGGAGTGCGCCGCCGTCCAGGAACGCGCTGTCGGCCGTGTTCCTGCGCGAAG ATGAGGGATCGCAGGCCACGAGCTCGGGGTCAGACCGGGACGCGGGGAGCAAGAGGGTGGATCCGGAGCTCATGCACGAGGAG ACTGCTTTCAATGTGGGAAGAAGCTTAGAGAACTTCAATTAA